A window from Schistocerca gregaria isolate iqSchGreg1 chromosome 8, iqSchGreg1.2, whole genome shotgun sequence encodes these proteins:
- the LOC126284754 gene encoding larval cuticle protein 16/17-like gives MIKLLFAVAFLGACLAEEAPKPRAVFRSSSAVGDPNNWHATFSYNSPDGTVREESMLLKRIDDKLVPDIKGRSSWIDKQSEKTIELTYEANEQGFHAEGEHIPKPEPPAVPVQVESGKQTGIAVEPHVAPPSKVPLPPPPPPSSPARKNVGHRFIE, from the exons ATGATAAAG CTGCTGTTTGCTGTCGCGTTTTTGGGCGCCTGCTTGGCTGAGGAGGCGCCGAAACCCAGGGCCGTCTTCAGGTCGTCCTCCGCCGTGGGCGACCCCAACAACTGGCACGCCACCTTCAG ctACAACTCTCCAGATGGTACAGTGCGAGAAGAGTCTATGTTGCTCAAGAGAATCGATGATAAGCTTGTGCCAGACATTAAGGGTCGATCATCGTGGATTGACAAGCAGTCGGAGAAGACAATCGAGTTGACGTACGAAGCCAACGAGCAAGGCTTCCATGCCGAAGGAGAGCACATCCCCAAGCCGGAACCACCTGCG GTACCAGTCCAGGTGGAGTCTGGAAAGCAGACGGGGATCGCGGTAGAGCCGCACGTGGCTCCTCCGTCGAAGGTTCCTCTGCCACCGCCACCCCCGCCGTCTTCGCCAGCCAGGAAGAACGTCGGCCACAGGTTCATCGAGTGA